In a single window of the Pithys albifrons albifrons isolate INPA30051 chromosome 19, PitAlb_v1, whole genome shotgun sequence genome:
- the RAB11FIP4 gene encoding rab11 family-interacting protein 4 isoform X4, with product MRHVYNSELLDVYCSQCCKKINLLNDLEARLKNLKANSPNRKISSTAFGRQLFHNSNFSSSNGSTEDLFRDSIDSCDNDITEKVTYLEKKVTELENDSLTNGDLKSKLKQENTQLVHRVHELEELLKDQETSAEQTLEEEIKRHREAYSKYEKEKGTEIELLNTRVQQLEEENGDLKSTVTRLKSQTERLDEERQRMSDRLEDTSLRLKDEMDLYKRMMDKLRQNRLEFNKEREATQELIEDLRKELEHLQLYKLECERPGRGRSSSSSLSEFNAKTREVEMEHEIKRLKQENQKLRDQNDDLNGQILSLSLYEAKNLFATQTKAQSLAAEIDSASRDELMEALKEQEEINYRLRQYMDKIILAILDHNPSILEIKN from the exons ATGAGGCATGTTTATAACAGCGAGTTGCTGGATGTTTACTGCTCACAGTGCTGCAAAAAGATAAACCTCCTCAACGATTTGGAAGCCAGGCTGAAAAACCTGAAAGCAAACAG CCCTAACAGGAAAATATCCAGCACAGCTTTTGGAAG GCAACTCTTCCACAACAGTAACTTCAGCAGCAGTAATGGCAGCACAGAAGACTTGTTCAGAGACAGTATAGACTCCTGTGACAATGATATCACTGAAAAG GTAACATACCTAGAGAAGAAGGTGACAGAACTGGAGAATGACAGCCTGACAAATGGTGACCTCAAGAGCAAACTGAAACAAGAGAACACACAGCTGGTTCACAG AGTTCATGAGCTAGAGGAACTATTGAAAGACCAAGAAACTTCAGCAGAACAGACcctggaagaagaaataaagagacacagagaagcTTACAGCAAgtatgaaaaagagaaaggcacCGAAATTGAACTGCTGAATACAAG GGTTcagcagctggaggaagaaAATGGTGATCTGAAAAGCACTGTCACACGGCTGAAATCCCAAACAGAGAGATTGGATGAG GAAAGGCAGCGCATGTCAGACAGGTTGGAAGACACGAGTCTGCGCCTGAAGGATGAGATGGATTTGTACAAGAGAATGATGGACAAGCTGCGGCAGAACAGGCTGGAATTCAACAAGGAGAGGGAAGCCACACAGGAG CTCATTGAAGACCTGcggaaggaactggagcacctGCAGCTGTACAAGCTGGAATGTGAACGCCCTGGCCGTGGGAGAAGCTCCTCATCCAGCCTGAGTGAGTTCAACGCCAAAACCAGGGAGGTGGAAATGGAGCACGAAATAAAGAGGCTCAAGCAG GAGAATCAGAAACTTCGTGACCAAAATGATGATCTTAATGGACAGATCCTAAGTCTTAGTCTTTATGAAGCTAAAAATCTCTTTGCAACACAAACAAAAGCCCAGTCCCTGGCTGCTGAAATTGATTCTGCATCAAGAGATGAG CTCATGGAAGCCCTCAAGGAGCAGGAAGAGATAAATTACAGATTGAGACAGTATATGGACAAGATCATTTTGGCAATCCTGGACCACAACCCATCTATCTTGGAAATAAAGAATTGA
- the RAB11FIP4 gene encoding rab11 family-interacting protein 4 isoform X2 — protein sequence MTLAQQEVHHESDMDSAIESAQSSEASDICQDKDSVLGGLFLPGDKSSPHNPSAASDLSTYSTASLISNEEQFEDYGEGDDVDFTPSSPCPDDETRTNAFSDLGSSVSSSAGQTPRKMRHVYNSELLDVYCSQCCKKINLLNDLEARLKNLKANSPNRKISSTAFGRQLFHNSNFSSSNGSTEDLFRDSIDSCDNDITEKVTYLEKKVTELENDSLTNGDLKSKLKQENTQLVHRVHELEELLKDQETSAEQTLEEEIKRHREAYSKYEKEKGTEIELLNTRVQQLEEENGDLKSTVTRLKSQTERLDEERQRMSDRLEDTSLRLKDEMDLYKRMMDKLRQNRLEFNKEREATQELIEDLRKELEHLQLYKLECERPGRGRSSSSSLSEFNAKTREVEMEHEIKRLKQENQKLRDQNDDLNGQILSLSLYEAKNLFATQTKAQSLAAEIDSASRDELMEALKEQEEINYRLRQYMDKIILAILDHNPSILEIKN from the exons ATGACTCTGGCCCAGCAGGAGGTTCACCATGAGTCTGACATGGACAGTGCCATCGAGAGTGCCCAGAGCTCCGAGGCCTCTGACATCTGTCAGGACAAGGACAGTGTGCTCGGGGGCCTCTTCCTGCCCGGTGACAA GTCAAGTCCTCACAACCCTTCTGCAGCATCTGACCTCTCCACTTACTCCACCGCCTCTCTGATCAGTAATGAAGAACAGTTTGAAGACTATGGGGAAGGAGATGATGTGGATTTTACTCCCAGTAGCCCATGCCCTGATGATGAGACCAGAACCAACGCCTTCTCTGACCTTGGCTCATCTGTATCTTCCAG TGCTGGCCAAACCCCTCGAAAAATGAGGCATGTTTATAACAGCGAGTTGCTGGATGTTTACTGCTCACAGTGCTGCAAAAAGATAAACCTCCTCAACGATTTGGAAGCCAGGCTGAAAAACCTGAAAGCAAACAG CCCTAACAGGAAAATATCCAGCACAGCTTTTGGAAG GCAACTCTTCCACAACAGTAACTTCAGCAGCAGTAATGGCAGCACAGAAGACTTGTTCAGAGACAGTATAGACTCCTGTGACAATGATATCACTGAAAAG GTAACATACCTAGAGAAGAAGGTGACAGAACTGGAGAATGACAGCCTGACAAATGGTGACCTCAAGAGCAAACTGAAACAAGAGAACACACAGCTGGTTCACAG AGTTCATGAGCTAGAGGAACTATTGAAAGACCAAGAAACTTCAGCAGAACAGACcctggaagaagaaataaagagacacagagaagcTTACAGCAAgtatgaaaaagagaaaggcacCGAAATTGAACTGCTGAATACAAG GGTTcagcagctggaggaagaaAATGGTGATCTGAAAAGCACTGTCACACGGCTGAAATCCCAAACAGAGAGATTGGATGAG GAAAGGCAGCGCATGTCAGACAGGTTGGAAGACACGAGTCTGCGCCTGAAGGATGAGATGGATTTGTACAAGAGAATGATGGACAAGCTGCGGCAGAACAGGCTGGAATTCAACAAGGAGAGGGAAGCCACACAGGAG CTCATTGAAGACCTGcggaaggaactggagcacctGCAGCTGTACAAGCTGGAATGTGAACGCCCTGGCCGTGGGAGAAGCTCCTCATCCAGCCTGAGTGAGTTCAACGCCAAAACCAGGGAGGTGGAAATGGAGCACGAAATAAAGAGGCTCAAGCAG GAGAATCAGAAACTTCGTGACCAAAATGATGATCTTAATGGACAGATCCTAAGTCTTAGTCTTTATGAAGCTAAAAATCTCTTTGCAACACAAACAAAAGCCCAGTCCCTGGCTGCTGAAATTGATTCTGCATCAAGAGATGAG CTCATGGAAGCCCTCAAGGAGCAGGAAGAGATAAATTACAGATTGAGACAGTATATGGACAAGATCATTTTGGCAATCCTGGACCACAACCCATCTATCTTGGAAATAAAGAATTGA